The following proteins come from a genomic window of Brevibacillus antibioticus:
- a CDS encoding YhcN/YlaJ family sporulation lipoprotein — MLPLKKTWLYPAIAGIALLATGCYNNAAPNYTHPNKTMSYQSAPHVRNFDGMHVRNYDGMRSTNIDGYHHTRNYTGAGTTSFDGLHVRNYDGTRDGLHVRNGMGLTNNAGNNYGAYPNGTYPHVNNYNAYTSGMRPYNAFTDHKAGMGTAGVYNAPTGTGTHHSIYQQHGVNRGGAGVMQTGMPRMGYAQTDRQHMRTASVTNVYVDREALAKAVGNVTASCPGVQRSTVLVTDKEVFVGVHTQGADAHTAKKQARMNAESVSPRYYKVYVTDNPNDIQEIARVASRSSNVSTARTEDAKSIDTLVKRMGGTSHNVKTTTSR; from the coding sequence GTGTTACCATTGAAAAAGACATGGTTGTATCCTGCAATTGCAGGTATTGCGCTCTTAGCTACTGGTTGTTACAACAATGCTGCGCCTAACTACACGCATCCGAACAAGACGATGTCGTACCAGTCTGCTCCGCACGTTCGAAACTTTGATGGAATGCACGTCCGTAACTACGATGGCATGCGCTCGACGAACATCGACGGGTACCACCATACTCGCAACTACACTGGTGCTGGCACCACTAGTTTTGACGGGCTTCACGTCCGCAACTACGACGGCACTCGTGATGGACTTCACGTCCGCAATGGCATGGGACTAACCAATAATGCCGGGAATAACTATGGTGCATATCCAAATGGTACTTACCCACATGTAAACAACTACAACGCCTACACAAGTGGAATGAGACCGTACAATGCCTTTACGGATCATAAAGCTGGTATGGGCACAGCGGGTGTTTACAATGCACCAACAGGTACAGGTACACACCATTCCATTTATCAGCAGCATGGTGTAAACCGCGGTGGAGCAGGTGTCATGCAAACTGGAATGCCACGCATGGGCTATGCGCAGACTGACCGTCAGCATATGAGAACTGCCAGTGTCACCAACGTTTATGTAGACCGTGAAGCATTGGCAAAAGCTGTTGGAAATGTCACTGCCAGCTGCCCTGGTGTACAGCGTTCTACCGTCTTGGTAACGGACAAAGAAGTTTTTGTAGGCGTGCATACACAAGGAGCAGATGCGCACACAGCGAAAAAACAGGCAAGAATGAACGCTGAATCGGTTTCACCACGCTATTACAAAGTGTATGTCACCGATAATCCGAATGACATCCAAGAAATCGCTCGTGTAGCAAGTCGCTCCAGCAATGTGAGTACAGCGCGTACAGAAGATGCGAAAAGCATTGACACGCTCGTCAAGCGTATGGGTGGAACATCCCATAACGTGAAGACAACAACCAGCCGCTAA
- a CDS encoding YutD family protein, producing the protein MDIVYMRKEEASLIRTQAGTYEVMEVNRDGWNLEAFKERYSDILDKYDYIVGDWGYGQLRLRGFYTDANRKVPFEQRIAALDEYLHEFCNFGCPYFVLRKVKASVGNSNDQSEQDEAGFDVIIDIRQDIPREEGGSSPFVERKERRRYHPRQNKQDRQNNAGADRNGAGRNERGEKPKFQKDRPDKNGKDANSRERRPNQMKPNRERDKVPTGPNTPKRDS; encoded by the coding sequence ATGGACATAGTATACATGCGTAAGGAGGAAGCGAGTTTGATTCGCACGCAAGCCGGTACTTATGAAGTCATGGAAGTAAATCGAGACGGCTGGAACCTTGAGGCGTTCAAGGAGCGCTATAGCGACATCCTCGACAAGTACGATTATATTGTAGGGGACTGGGGCTATGGTCAGCTTCGTCTTCGTGGGTTTTATACTGACGCTAATCGCAAAGTACCGTTCGAGCAGCGGATCGCCGCTTTGGATGAGTACCTGCATGAGTTCTGCAATTTTGGTTGTCCGTACTTCGTTTTGCGCAAGGTAAAAGCAAGCGTTGGCAACAGTAACGACCAAAGCGAGCAAGACGAAGCTGGCTTTGATGTCATCATTGATATTCGCCAGGACATTCCTCGTGAAGAGGGTGGCTCTTCGCCTTTTGTAGAACGAAAAGAACGCAGACGCTACCACCCGCGTCAAAATAAACAGGATCGCCAGAACAATGCTGGCGCGGATCGTAATGGAGCAGGGAGAAACGAACGCGGGGAGAAGCCAAAGTTTCAAAAGGATCGACCCGATAAAAACGGCAAGGATGCCAACTCACGAGAGCGCCGTCCCAATCAAATGAAACCCAATCGCGAACGCGATAAAGTCCCAACAGGACCAAATACACCAAAGCGTGATTCCTAA
- a CDS encoding DUF3055 domain-containing protein translates to MANDLFYLYDEAEDTRTRFVSFTGEATRFDLAITTTSRFYGKAIVINIQNGRSAIIGHDDLEEEGYLEFAFNLNESEAEELKAFLEAAI, encoded by the coding sequence ATGGCAAATGATTTGTTCTACTTGTACGACGAAGCGGAGGATACTCGAACGCGCTTTGTCAGCTTCACGGGGGAAGCTACGCGATTTGACCTCGCGATTACGACCACCAGCCGTTTTTATGGGAAGGCAATTGTCATCAACATTCAAAATGGACGTTCTGCTATTATTGGACATGATGATCTGGAAGAAGAAGGCTATCTGGAATTCGCGTTCAACTTGAACGAGAGTGAAGCAGAAGAATTGAAAGCATTTTTGGAAGCAGCTATTTAA
- the glpX gene encoding class II fructose-bisphosphatase — MERELALEIVRVTEMAALASSHWMGRGKKNEADGAATSAMRAMFDTINMRGTVVIGEGELDEAPMLYIGEKLGNPEAGGPEVDVAVDPLEGTTIVAKGHNNAMSVIAIGDRGTLLHAPDMYMMKMAVGKRAAGQINLYDPVDKMIEVVAKANNKRVQDVTVIIQERDRHQAIIDAIREKGARVKLFGDGDVGAAIAACLPHTGIDLFLGIGGAPEGVISAAAIKCLGGDMQAQLKPQNDIERERCIRMGLVNPEQLLTLNDLVKGDDAIFAATGVSDGELLQGVRYLGDDMVETHSIVMRAQTKTIRFVRAVHNTEHKPNLLWK, encoded by the coding sequence GTGGAACGCGAATTGGCACTGGAAATTGTGCGGGTAACGGAAATGGCTGCACTCGCCTCTTCTCACTGGATGGGACGCGGGAAAAAGAATGAAGCAGATGGAGCAGCGACCAGCGCCATGCGCGCCATGTTTGATACGATCAACATGAGGGGTACCGTCGTCATTGGAGAAGGTGAACTGGATGAGGCCCCCATGCTCTATATCGGTGAAAAGCTCGGTAACCCTGAAGCTGGCGGGCCTGAGGTAGATGTGGCGGTTGATCCGCTTGAAGGAACGACGATTGTCGCCAAGGGACACAATAATGCCATGTCTGTTATCGCCATCGGGGACCGTGGAACACTGCTGCATGCACCAGACATGTACATGATGAAAATGGCCGTCGGCAAACGTGCTGCCGGACAAATCAACCTTTATGATCCCGTGGATAAAATGATAGAGGTTGTAGCAAAAGCAAACAACAAGCGCGTGCAAGATGTAACGGTCATTATTCAGGAACGCGACCGCCACCAGGCGATTATTGACGCCATTCGTGAAAAGGGTGCGCGAGTGAAGCTTTTTGGAGATGGTGATGTAGGTGCCGCGATTGCTGCTTGTCTGCCGCATACAGGGATTGACCTGTTCTTGGGAATCGGTGGTGCGCCAGAGGGCGTGATCAGTGCCGCAGCCATCAAGTGTCTGGGTGGCGACATGCAAGCCCAGCTCAAGCCGCAGAACGATATCGAGCGCGAGCGCTGCATCAGAATGGGGCTCGTCAATCCGGAGCAGCTCTTGACGCTGAACGATCTGGTCAAAGGGGACGACGCCATTTTCGCTGCAACAGGCGTCTCTGATGGAGAGCTGTTGCAAGGCGTGCGCTATCTCGGTGATGATATGGTGGAAACTCATTCGATCGTCATGCGTGCCCAAACCAAAACCATTCGCTTTGTCCGCGCTGTACACAATACCGAACACAAACCAAATCTTTTATGGAAGTAG
- a CDS encoding DUF86 domain-containing protein gives MYDVNTKRIDQVLEHMSRMLDLLDKLSERGAKAVLADEVAVAAMERALHLSIEGIVDVGNALIDGFIMRDPGSYSDIVEILRDERVITDEQALILTRVTDFRKHLVNDYTSVPVNEMYSLVEEATSTIRQFEPQVRAFLKKELF, from the coding sequence ATGTACGACGTGAATACAAAACGAATCGACCAAGTATTGGAACATATGTCTCGCATGCTTGATCTGCTGGACAAGCTCAGCGAACGAGGAGCCAAAGCGGTTTTGGCAGATGAAGTAGCTGTTGCAGCGATGGAGCGAGCCCTGCACTTGTCTATCGAAGGAATAGTGGATGTCGGAAACGCGCTGATCGACGGATTTATTATGCGAGATCCAGGAAGCTACAGCGACATCGTGGAAATTTTGCGGGATGAGCGAGTCATCACAGATGAACAGGCTTTGATCCTGACACGTGTAACTGATTTCCGCAAGCATCTGGTCAATGATTATACAAGTGTGCCAGTCAATGAGATGTACAGTCTGGTAGAAGAAGCGACCAGTACGATTCGTCAGTTTGAGCCACAGGTAAGAGCCTTCTTGAAAAAAGAACTGTTTTAA
- a CDS encoding helix-turn-helix transcriptional regulator gives MTNEGTSTRDQILHMLKVKGSLPVSDMAVELGITEMAVRRHLNTLERDNLIKSTLVRQAMGRPTNVYSLSQEADELFPRNYSHLTLDFLQDIKEIDGLSKIEMLFRRRENRLEETYRSYMQGDLENRVAKLAELQNDKGYMVEWEKDENGDGYRIQEFNCPISQVAREFNQACSCELSLFRRVLNANVEQTTCMAKGGDKCVFHIKEAK, from the coding sequence ATGACAAACGAAGGAACGTCCACTCGTGATCAAATCCTGCACATGCTCAAGGTCAAAGGTTCACTCCCTGTCAGCGACATGGCCGTCGAGCTAGGGATTACTGAAATGGCGGTACGACGTCATTTGAACACCCTGGAGAGAGATAATTTGATCAAGTCTACGCTTGTTCGCCAAGCGATGGGACGCCCAACGAATGTTTATTCATTGTCGCAGGAAGCAGACGAACTGTTCCCGCGCAATTATTCTCATTTGACATTAGATTTTTTACAAGACATAAAGGAAATCGACGGTTTGTCCAAAATAGAAATGCTATTTAGACGCCGCGAGAATCGCTTGGAGGAGACTTATCGCTCCTACATGCAAGGTGACTTGGAAAATCGTGTAGCCAAGCTGGCCGAGCTGCAAAACGATAAAGGCTACATGGTGGAATGGGAAAAGGACGAAAATGGAGACGGCTATCGGATTCAGGAGTTCAATTGCCCAATCTCGCAAGTAGCTCGTGAATTCAACCAAGCGTGTAGCTGTGAGCTTTCCTTGTTCCGTCGGGTCTTGAATGCCAATGTCGAGCAAACCACGTGCATGGCAAAAGGTGGAGACAAATGCGTGTTTCACATCAAGGAAGCGAAATAA
- a CDS encoding TIGR01457 family HAD-type hydrolase produces the protein MKQYKGYLLDLDGTIYRGKEAIPGAAAFITHLKTHQIPYLFLTNNSSASAQHVAERLVAMGIEAQARDVYTTSMATTTYLREQAPAGTRVYVIGEAGLHDQLKDAGYVITEEDPAYVIVGIDRAFTYEKLAIAARAIREGATFIATNADAALPTDAGLFPGNGSLVAAVSVASATKPIVIGKPESIIVRYALNQLGTAAADTLIVGDNLYTDIEAGANSGLDSLLVLTGYSTREEADQHHAAPTHIAEDLPEWQQRISL, from the coding sequence GTGAAACAATATAAAGGCTATTTGCTTGATCTGGATGGGACGATATATCGAGGAAAAGAAGCGATTCCGGGAGCAGCAGCATTCATCACCCACTTGAAAACTCATCAGATTCCGTATTTGTTCCTGACCAACAATTCTTCAGCCTCTGCACAGCACGTCGCAGAACGGCTGGTAGCAATGGGCATAGAAGCACAGGCTCGGGACGTATATACCACGAGCATGGCGACCACTACCTATTTACGAGAGCAGGCACCAGCGGGTACGCGCGTCTACGTGATTGGAGAGGCGGGCCTGCATGATCAGCTGAAGGATGCAGGCTATGTGATTACAGAAGAAGATCCGGCTTATGTCATTGTCGGGATTGATCGTGCTTTCACGTATGAAAAGCTGGCGATCGCTGCACGCGCTATCCGTGAAGGAGCAACTTTTATCGCTACAAATGCAGATGCAGCCCTGCCGACGGATGCCGGTTTGTTCCCTGGCAATGGTTCACTGGTGGCAGCCGTCTCTGTTGCCTCCGCGACCAAACCAATCGTGATTGGCAAACCAGAGTCCATTATCGTCCGTTACGCTCTGAATCAGCTTGGTACTGCTGCGGCTGACACGCTGATCGTCGGGGACAATTTATATACGGACATTGAGGCAGGTGCCAACAGTGGCTTGGACAGCTTGCTAGTTTTGACAGGCTATTCCACGCGCGAAGAAGCAGACCAGCATCATGCTGCTCCTACCCATATTGCGGAAGATTTGCCGGAATGGCAGCAGCGAATCTCACTATGA
- a CDS encoding phosphatidylglycerophosphatase A family protein — translation MSEHPLNSESCLDFVIELLEKRGVSMNDIAEIVMFLQSKYIPDITLDLCLDSVASVLKKREVQNALLTGIQLDILAEQKQLLPPLQAIIETDEPLYGIDEVLALAIVNLYGSIGFTNFGYVDKLKHGKLADLNDKRNGVHTFLDDLVGAVAAAASSRIAHRQKQQEECVES, via the coding sequence ATGAGTGAGCATCCACTAAATAGTGAGAGTTGTCTAGATTTCGTTATTGAGCTGTTGGAAAAACGAGGAGTCAGCATGAACGACATTGCTGAAATTGTCATGTTCCTGCAGTCAAAATATATCCCGGACATCACCTTGGACTTGTGTCTCGACAGCGTGGCCTCCGTCTTGAAAAAACGCGAGGTCCAAAACGCGTTGCTGACTGGGATTCAGCTCGACATCCTCGCAGAACAAAAGCAGCTGCTGCCCCCACTCCAGGCGATTATTGAAACAGACGAGCCGCTATACGGCATAGACGAGGTACTCGCCCTTGCCATCGTCAACCTGTATGGAAGCATCGGATTTACCAACTTCGGTTATGTAGACAAGCTGAAGCACGGCAAACTCGCCGATCTCAACGACAAGCGTAATGGTGTTCATACTTTTTTGGACGATCTTGTTGGTGCGGTCGCAGCAGCCGCCTCCAGCCGCATTGCCCACCGCCAGAAGCAGCAGGAAGAATGCGTTGAATCATAG
- a CDS encoding 2-hydroxyacid dehydrogenase: MIKQQVFVTRKLNPEVIAMLEKVAEVEQWTKNAPIPRELLLEKIKHVDAVLTMLTERVDEEFLSSTKRLRIVANMAVGYDNIDLEACRRHEVIVTNTPDVLTESTADLAFALLMATGRRLTEANRFLLQGEWTSWSPTLMSGQNVYGSTLGIIGMGRIGEAVARRAKGFGMRILYHNRNRKPEAEQETGARYADMAELLQESDYVVLLTPLTEDTRMLMGEKQFSLMKETAVFINVSRGGTVDESALYQALVDKKIWAAGLDVFAVEPVPMDNPLLQLPNVVALPHIGSATVQTRAEMARLAAANIVAVLSGRGPLTAV, encoded by the coding sequence ATGATCAAGCAACAAGTTTTCGTTACGAGGAAACTCAATCCTGAAGTAATCGCGATGCTTGAAAAAGTAGCCGAGGTCGAGCAATGGACAAAAAATGCGCCGATCCCGCGTGAACTGTTGCTGGAAAAGATTAAACATGTAGATGCCGTCTTGACCATGCTGACAGAACGAGTGGACGAAGAATTTTTGTCGAGTACAAAACGACTCCGAATTGTGGCGAACATGGCGGTCGGTTACGACAATATTGATTTGGAAGCGTGCAGACGACACGAGGTCATCGTAACCAACACGCCCGATGTGCTGACAGAGTCTACTGCCGATTTAGCTTTCGCTTTATTGATGGCGACAGGCCGCCGATTGACGGAAGCCAACCGATTTTTATTGCAGGGGGAATGGACATCGTGGAGTCCGACCCTCATGTCTGGACAAAATGTATATGGTTCAACTCTGGGGATCATTGGGATGGGGCGAATTGGGGAAGCCGTGGCGAGACGCGCCAAAGGCTTTGGCATGCGAATCTTGTATCACAACCGGAATCGCAAACCAGAGGCTGAGCAAGAGACAGGAGCGCGGTATGCAGACATGGCAGAGCTTCTGCAAGAGTCCGATTACGTCGTGCTGCTTACACCGCTGACAGAGGACACACGCATGTTGATGGGGGAAAAGCAGTTTTCGCTCATGAAAGAAACTGCTGTGTTTATCAATGTTTCTCGTGGTGGGACAGTCGATGAGTCCGCACTGTATCAGGCGCTGGTAGATAAAAAAATTTGGGCGGCAGGCCTGGATGTTTTTGCGGTCGAGCCTGTCCCGATGGATAACCCGCTCTTGCAACTGCCGAATGTAGTCGCATTGCCGCATATTGGTAGTGCAACTGTGCAAACGAGGGCGGAGATGGCGAGGCTGGCTGCTGCTAACATCGTAGCGGTGCTAAGTGGAAGGGGACCACTGACTGCCGTATGA
- a CDS encoding alpha/beta hydrolase: MNMFFVLISGLFVLLLIAAVAVSFHVTWRLTHPVRKPIHMEPRDFGIEQVEPVVFSSRETTISLAGWYLSAEKNGRVPNGSTLIFAHGYSQNRLEPHLPALSLAARLVEAGFDVLMFDFRNAGESSKALTTIGLREQQDLLGAIDFAAARKPEHRFGLVGFSMGAATSLMVGGVDERITAIVADSPFYSLREYLTENLPQWTGLPRFPFNWLILTLCPVFLGANPREVNPYQAVQQANKPILFIHGTGDTTIPMVNSERLFELTQDEGSEIWIVPRAGHVRSYSLVPEEYGKRVIAFFEKGRGKGK, encoded by the coding sequence ATGAACATGTTCTTTGTTTTGATTTCAGGACTCTTCGTGCTTCTCTTGATTGCAGCAGTAGCCGTTTCGTTTCACGTAACCTGGCGCTTGACGCATCCTGTACGAAAACCGATTCACATGGAACCCCGAGATTTTGGAATCGAACAGGTGGAGCCCGTTGTTTTTTCGAGCAGGGAAACGACGATTTCGTTGGCTGGATGGTACTTGTCGGCAGAAAAAAATGGGCGAGTTCCGAATGGAAGTACCCTGATCTTTGCTCACGGGTATAGTCAAAATAGATTAGAGCCACATCTGCCTGCCTTGTCATTGGCTGCAAGACTTGTCGAGGCTGGATTTGATGTGTTGATGTTTGACTTTCGCAATGCGGGAGAGTCAAGCAAAGCACTAACTACGATTGGTCTTCGCGAACAGCAAGATCTCCTTGGGGCCATCGATTTTGCAGCAGCGAGGAAGCCAGAGCACAGATTTGGTCTCGTCGGTTTTTCCATGGGGGCGGCAACCTCTTTGATGGTTGGCGGAGTGGATGAACGCATCACAGCGATTGTGGCAGATTCACCGTTCTATTCCTTGCGTGAATACCTGACTGAGAACTTGCCGCAGTGGACGGGCCTGCCCCGATTTCCATTTAACTGGCTCATTCTTACCTTGTGTCCTGTTTTCCTAGGGGCCAACCCGCGAGAGGTCAATCCGTATCAGGCAGTCCAGCAAGCGAATAAACCGATTCTTTTTATCCACGGGACAGGCGATACGACAATCCCCATGGTAAACAGCGAACGACTATTTGAGCTGACCCAAGACGAAGGTTCCGAGATTTGGATCGTACCGCGAGCGGGGCACGTACGCAGCTATTCGTTAGTTCCCGAGGAGTACGGGAAGCGTGTCATTGCCTTTTTTGAAAAAGGAAGGGGAAAGGGGAAATGA
- a CDS encoding NifU family protein: protein MDIMDQVQEVLDKLRPYLQRDGGDVQLVDVEDGIVKLRLMGACGSCPSSTITLKAGIERALVEEIPGIKEVQQVF, encoded by the coding sequence ATGGATATCATGGATCAAGTACAAGAAGTTCTCGATAAACTGCGCCCTTACCTGCAACGTGACGGCGGAGACGTACAACTCGTTGATGTAGAAGATGGCATCGTGAAGCTGCGCCTGATGGGTGCTTGCGGTAGCTGCCCTTCCTCTACCATCACCCTAAAAGCAGGAATCGAGCGTGCACTGGTGGAAGAAATCCCAGGCATCAAAGAAGTTCAACAAGTATTCTAA
- a CDS encoding PLP-dependent cysteine synthase family protein, producing MNVFRNVKELIGNTPIVEITQFELPEGVRLFAKLEYFNPGGSVKDRLGMELIRAAEENGQLAPGGTIIEPTAGNTGIGVALAAVGTGYKVIFCVPAKFSEEKQELMRALGAEVVNTPTELGIKGAIAKAKELAESIPGAFVPQQFANPANPDAHYKTTGPEIWSQMDGQVHVFVAGAGSGGTFMGAARYLKEQNPNVKTVIVEPEGSILNGGESGPHKTEGIGMEFLPPFMDTSYFNAIHTILDVEAFDLVKQLAAKEGLLVGSSSGAAMAAALREAREAAPGTHIVTLFADGSERYLSKKIYQGGI from the coding sequence GTGAACGTATTTCGCAATGTAAAGGAACTGATTGGTAATACGCCGATCGTCGAAATTACACAATTTGAGCTCCCCGAGGGTGTCCGCTTGTTCGCCAAACTGGAATATTTTAACCCGGGTGGCAGCGTAAAAGACAGACTGGGTATGGAGCTGATTCGTGCGGCAGAAGAGAACGGCCAGTTGGCCCCAGGTGGTACCATTATCGAACCGACAGCAGGAAATACAGGAATTGGTGTAGCACTGGCCGCTGTAGGAACCGGTTATAAAGTCATTTTCTGCGTACCAGCGAAGTTTTCCGAGGAAAAGCAAGAGCTGATGCGTGCCCTCGGAGCAGAAGTCGTCAATACTCCGACAGAGCTGGGGATTAAGGGTGCAATCGCCAAGGCAAAAGAACTCGCAGAATCCATTCCGGGCGCTTTTGTACCACAGCAATTTGCTAACCCGGCGAATCCAGACGCACACTACAAAACAACAGGTCCGGAAATTTGGAGTCAAATGGATGGCCAAGTACATGTATTTGTGGCAGGCGCGGGCTCTGGCGGTACTTTCATGGGTGCTGCTCGCTACTTGAAAGAACAAAACCCAAACGTAAAAACGGTCATTGTCGAGCCAGAAGGTTCTATCTTGAATGGGGGAGAATCCGGCCCGCATAAAACAGAAGGGATCGGCATGGAGTTTTTGCCTCCGTTCATGGATACGAGCTACTTTAACGCGATTCACACAATTCTCGATGTGGAAGCATTCGATCTGGTCAAGCAGTTGGCTGCCAAGGAAGGCTTGCTCGTAGGCAGCTCCTCAGGTGCAGCCATGGCAGCGGCGCTGCGCGAAGCAAGAGAAGCAGCTCCAGGGACTCATATCGTTACACTGTTTGCTGATGGCAGCGAACGTTATCTAAGCAAGAAAATTTACCAGGGGGGAATTTAA